The following proteins are encoded in a genomic region of [Eubacterium] hominis:
- a CDS encoding HAMP domain-containing histidine kinase, with protein sequence MKHKMMFGLCGALLLIQIVSIYYIGEKAPTLDMVKVNEVIQQLITSWDQQEDVCTIDADFSYVVLKPSGKRQCGYGTNLPKDLHEAIKQRTTMVDILDTQHVYGKLVIMNDQFTMQKQRLQHIVMMMSILELLIFILYYVYLQKTMIKPFQNLQTFAKHIAQGDLNHPLPMDQSHIFGAFSESFDMMRDELCKAKEQERIANESKKELVAKLSHDIKTPIASIEAVSELMSVKSKDEKEKQQLAVIQAKATQIDALINNLFSATLEELSHLDVHIEEMESTKLIDMIKQADYLHKACIDETKPCLIYMDVLRLQQVFDNLFANAYKYAKTDMSVSFAYEDDFLCIMIQDYGHTLSKDDLPFLFKKYYRGNNASHEKGAGLGLYISHYLMEKMKGRLEVELNEQGCCMKLYVKLVN encoded by the coding sequence ATGAAGCATAAAATGATGTTTGGTTTATGTGGGGCATTGTTACTGATACAAATAGTTTCGATTTATTATATAGGGGAAAAAGCACCTACATTAGATATGGTAAAAGTAAATGAAGTAATACAGCAATTGATAACATCATGGGATCAACAAGAAGATGTTTGTACAATTGATGCTGATTTTTCTTATGTCGTGTTGAAACCTTCGGGAAAAAGACAGTGTGGTTATGGAACGAATTTGCCAAAAGATCTTCATGAGGCAATCAAGCAGCGTACAACCATGGTGGATATTCTTGATACACAGCATGTCTATGGAAAACTTGTCATTATGAATGATCAGTTTACTATGCAAAAACAACGCCTGCAGCATATCGTCATGATGATGTCTATATTAGAGCTGCTCATATTTATTCTTTATTATGTTTATTTACAGAAAACAATGATAAAACCTTTTCAAAATTTACAAACATTTGCCAAACATATCGCACAAGGCGATTTGAATCATCCATTACCCATGGATCAAAGTCATATATTTGGTGCATTTAGTGAAAGTTTTGATATGATGCGCGATGAATTATGCAAAGCCAAAGAACAGGAACGAATTGCCAATGAGAGTAAAAAAGAGCTGGTCGCTAAACTCAGCCATGATATCAAAACACCGATTGCCTCCATTGAAGCCGTATCAGAATTAATGAGTGTAAAGAGTAAAGATGAAAAAGAAAAGCAGCAGCTGGCAGTGATACAGGCAAAAGCTACACAAATTGATGCATTGATCAATAATTTATTTTCTGCGACATTAGAGGAATTATCGCATTTAGATGTACATATAGAAGAAATGGAAAGCACCAAATTGATTGATATGATAAAGCAAGCAGATTATCTACATAAGGCATGTATCGATGAAACAAAACCATGTTTAATCTATATGGATGTATTGCGATTACAACAGGTATTTGATAATCTATTTGCGAATGCTTATAAATATGCGAAAACAGATATGAGTGTATCCTTTGCATACGAGGATGATTTTTTATGTATCATGATACAGGATTATGGTCACACATTATCAAAAGATGATTTACCATTTTTATTTAAAAAATATTACCGAGGAAATAATGCATCCCATGAAAAAGGGGCAGGACTTGGATTATATATATCCCATTATCTGATGGAAAAAATGAAAGGCAGACTGGAAGTGGAATTAAATGAACAAGGTTGTTGTATGAAGCTTTATGTAAAACTTGTGAATTAA
- a CDS encoding ABC transporter ATP-binding protein encodes MKLILDHVQKSYGDKEVLKDCSFTFERGKIYGLLGRNGSGKTTLFNCIAQEIDCTGSIQIEKKETMRNIIESDIGYAYSLPILPEFMTGYEFIQFYMDINEQRLEKTINIDDYFDLMRIDEDDRHRLIKGYSHGMKNKLQMLSFIISHPDIILLDEPLTSFDVVVASEMKHLLLQMKEDHILLFSTHVLQLATDLCDEIILLNNGSLTLLDHDLLNSPDFEERVVEMLRDEEHVA; translated from the coding sequence ATGAAGCTAATATTAGATCACGTACAAAAATCCTATGGTGATAAAGAAGTATTAAAAGATTGCAGTTTTACTTTTGAAAGAGGAAAAATATATGGTCTATTGGGTCGCAATGGCAGTGGAAAAACAACGCTGTTCAACTGTATCGCACAGGAAATCGATTGTACAGGCAGTATTCAGATTGAAAAAAAAGAAACCATGCGAAATATCATAGAATCAGATATCGGATATGCCTACAGTCTGCCAATTCTGCCAGAATTTATGACTGGTTATGAATTTATACAGTTCTATATGGATATCAATGAACAACGCTTAGAAAAGACAATTAATATTGATGATTATTTTGACTTGATGCGCATAGATGAAGATGATCGTCATCGTTTGATCAAAGGCTATAGTCATGGAATGAAAAATAAGCTTCAGATGTTAAGCTTTATTATTTCACATCCGGATATCATCTTATTAGATGAACCTTTGACATCTTTTGATGTTGTAGTTGCTAGTGAAATGAAACATTTGCTTCTACAGATGAAGGAAGATCATATTTTATTGTTTTCTACCCATGTTTTACAGCTTGCGACAGATTTATGTGATGAGATCATTCTATTGAATAATGGCAGTTTAACTTTATTAGATCATGATTTATTAAACAGTCCGGATTTTGAAGAACGTGTTGTGGAAATGTTAAGGGATGAAGAACATGTGGCATGA
- a CDS encoding YfcC family protein yields MEKKKKKFQMPHAYVIIFLMTMLTAVLANIVPAGEFERIVDAAGNTIVVPDSYHAVEKVGCSIFDMFKSIQLGFVDGAQIIFFIIFAYAFVYILIKNGTFDAVVGFILRKIGDRIELIIPVCMITFGLLGSTMGMFEETYGLIPVFISIAAVLGYDAIVGGSIIYLGVAIGFAAATINPFTVGIAQEVAGVTMFSGLGYRIVCFAVFMGISIWYVWRYAHRVKKDPTKSVLYGAKVEMLEVGSKDELMKSKFTWTHKISCLMFVFTIAMLLIGTIKFGWYIDEIATLFIIMTVVTGFISRFTASQIAEFFIEASKEMMYGALLVGVSRSIPVIMDNAHIIDTIVYWLANLLSNFQGMLSAMGMLFVQNIINFFIPSGAGQALVTMPILAPVGEMVGVSRQVSVLAFQFGDGFSNIFWPTSVFMMCGIMRLPIDRWYKFVTPLFGLLFIASMVLLGVAVVIGY; encoded by the coding sequence ATGGAAAAGAAAAAGAAAAAGTTTCAAATGCCGCATGCATATGTCATCATCTTTTTAATGACTATGTTAACGGCAGTGCTGGCAAACATCGTACCTGCAGGAGAATTTGAGAGAATCGTAGATGCAGCAGGCAACACAATAGTTGTTCCTGACAGCTATCATGCGGTAGAAAAGGTAGGATGTTCAATTTTTGATATGTTTAAATCCATTCAGCTGGGATTTGTGGATGGTGCACAGATTATCTTCTTTATTATCTTTGCATATGCATTTGTTTATATTTTGATTAAGAATGGAACCTTTGATGCAGTCGTAGGATTTATCTTAAGAAAAATCGGTGATCGTATTGAATTGATTATCCCTGTATGTATGATTACTTTTGGTTTACTTGGTAGTACCATGGGAATGTTTGAAGAAACGTATGGATTGATTCCGGTATTTATTTCCATTGCGGCAGTCCTTGGCTATGATGCAATCGTTGGTGGAAGCATTATCTATCTTGGTGTTGCGATAGGTTTTGCGGCAGCAACCATCAATCCATTTACCGTAGGAATTGCTCAGGAAGTAGCGGGTGTGACAATGTTTTCCGGGCTGGGATATCGTATTGTCTGCTTTGCTGTATTTATGGGAATCAGTATCTGGTATGTATGGCGTTATGCACATCGTGTAAAAAAAGATCCAACAAAATCAGTATTATATGGCGCAAAAGTTGAAATGCTGGAAGTTGGCTCAAAAGATGAATTAATGAAATCAAAGTTCACATGGACACATAAAATCAGCTGCTTGATGTTTGTATTTACAATTGCGATGCTGTTGATTGGTACCATCAAGTTTGGATGGTATATTGATGAAATAGCGACATTATTCATTATTATGACAGTTGTGACAGGCTTTATTTCTCGTTTTACCGCAAGTCAGATTGCAGAATTCTTTATTGAAGCAAGTAAGGAAATGATGTATGGTGCATTGTTAGTTGGTGTCAGCCGCAGTATTCCTGTGATCATGGATAATGCACATATCATTGATACAATTGTTTACTGGCTGGCTAACCTTTTATCAAACTTCCAGGGAATGTTAAGCGCAATGGGTATGCTGTTTGTTCAAAATATCATCAATTTCTTTATCCCAAGCGGGGCAGGACAGGCACTTGTGACGATGCCGATTTTAGCCCCAGTAGGAGAGATGGTAGGTGTATCCCGTCAGGTAAGTGTACTGGCATTTCAGTTTGGTGATGGATTCTCCAATATCTTCTGGCCAACCAGTGTATTCATGATGTGTGGCATCATGCGTTTGCCAATTGATCGCTGGTATAAATTTGTGACACCTTTATTTGGTTTACTATTTATCGCATCTATGGTTTTACTTGGTGTGGCAGTTGTCATTGGATATTAA
- a CDS encoding ABC transporter permease: protein MSVMLLAKATFQKNKSQMIGFMLLIIISSALMNLGLTTFLNYPQLFDQYANDMQSADVITTIQNKDETYIKTYQQELLHDPDTKQMEQRNVLFFAGKCQYRNSETLRQFAVLNKNDKQEIGKISMMEESNKSVEHGIYLPYLFHTGGQYNLLDDFTLTIIQDGKEVTFTYQIKGFYEEMMLATINSSTTGLLLDDEEYQTVSKRLSHTIDATMFLMKVNQHDQNSEYATRHLPTITSTNPSIRSDMNYYETIKQSRTLTSSIGATLIIAFSMIMMVILVIVIRFKIQNTIVEDMKNIGAYKAIGYTGIQILLSLMLPYLIIGGIGGILGIGLSNLLLPFLSYMFAIQTGLTWHQGLDALCVSMTLLFLMLIISLITMVTSMKAKKLTPIVALRSGFYTHNFKRNHVPLDKHKATLTVLLAMKALIQNLKANVMVSIVISAIAFASVFAGVLFYNISYQFDNFLFASSGDIADIIVESKTHEDHLRLKKDLEKISGVDHSVDFYTDNAFQCGHEVVICYTSENFLHLRSQQVLYQGRFPKYANEVAIGGLLASKLHKEPGEMITLKKGDKEQEYLITGLIQGANYMGHDVAITEEGYRLFVKDYEARTLNIYTKDKQEIEDTIQYIKQHYSSNIIGIQNNRKVVEASMGSYRDIVSALVCVIAGITLFIIILIMYLVQKTSILQRKQEFGILKAIGYTSKQLIHQIALTSLMVFVIGAMTGAILGYYLINPLLSMLLSYIGMMKVQFEIPWMMLITIILLICLTGSALAMWIARRIKKISPYLLVNEN from the coding sequence ATGTCAGTGATGCTACTAGCAAAAGCTACCTTTCAAAAAAACAAATCACAGATGATTGGCTTTATGTTATTGATTATAATATCGAGCGCACTTATGAATTTAGGGCTTACTACATTTTTAAATTATCCTCAGCTATTTGATCAATACGCCAACGATATGCAAAGTGCAGATGTCATTACCACCATACAAAACAAAGATGAAACGTATATAAAAACGTATCAACAAGAACTGCTTCATGATCCTGATACAAAACAGATGGAGCAACGAAATGTTTTGTTTTTTGCAGGTAAATGTCAATATCGAAACAGTGAAACCTTACGTCAATTTGCGGTGTTGAATAAAAATGATAAACAAGAAATCGGTAAAATATCAATGATGGAAGAAAGCAATAAATCTGTGGAGCATGGGATATATTTGCCATATTTATTTCATACAGGTGGTCAATATAATTTACTGGATGATTTTACGTTAACCATCATACAAGATGGTAAAGAGGTCACATTCACCTATCAGATAAAAGGCTTTTATGAGGAAATGATGCTTGCGACAATTAATTCCTCCACAACCGGCTTATTATTAGATGATGAAGAATATCAAACAGTATCAAAGCGCTTGTCACATACCATTGATGCGACGATGTTTTTAATGAAAGTGAACCAGCATGATCAAAATAGTGAGTATGCGACAAGACATTTACCAACCATCACTTCCACTAATCCATCCATTCGCTCTGATATGAATTATTATGAAACAATCAAACAATCAAGAACACTGACATCTTCTATTGGCGCTACTTTGATTATCGCTTTTTCCATGATCATGATGGTTATTTTAGTGATTGTGATACGTTTTAAAATACAAAATACCATTGTGGAGGATATGAAAAATATTGGTGCTTATAAAGCTATCGGATATACAGGAATACAGATTCTATTATCGTTGATGCTTCCATATTTAATAATTGGAGGAATTGGCGGTATTCTTGGAATTGGATTATCCAATCTGTTATTACCATTTCTATCTTATATGTTTGCCATTCAAACAGGACTCACATGGCATCAGGGACTTGATGCGCTTTGTGTAAGTATGACCTTGCTTTTTCTAATGCTGATTATCTCCCTCATCACAATGGTAACATCTATGAAGGCCAAAAAGCTGACACCAATTGTGGCGTTGCGAAGTGGATTTTATACACATAATTTTAAACGGAATCATGTTCCATTAGACAAACATAAAGCAACGTTAACGGTTTTATTGGCAATGAAAGCCTTGATTCAAAATCTGAAAGCAAACGTTATGGTAAGCATTGTAATTAGTGCCATTGCATTTGCCAGTGTTTTTGCGGGTGTTTTATTCTATAATATTTCGTATCAGTTTGATAACTTTTTATTTGCCAGTTCAGGAGATATTGCAGATATTATTGTGGAATCAAAAACCCATGAGGATCATTTACGTCTGAAAAAGGATTTAGAAAAAATATCCGGCGTTGATCATAGCGTGGATTTTTATACAGACAATGCTTTTCAATGTGGGCATGAGGTAGTCATCTGTTATACCAGTGAAAACTTCCTGCATTTACGTTCTCAACAAGTCTTATATCAGGGAAGATTTCCAAAATATGCAAATGAAGTAGCAATCGGTGGATTATTAGCTTCTAAATTACACAAAGAGCCTGGAGAAATGATTACCTTAAAAAAGGGGGATAAGGAACAGGAGTATTTGATTACCGGTTTGATTCAGGGGGCAAATTATATGGGGCATGATGTTGCCATCACAGAAGAAGGGTATCGATTATTTGTCAAAGACTATGAAGCTAGAACATTAAATATCTATACCAAAGATAAACAAGAAATTGAGGATACCATACAATATATCAAACAACATTATTCCTCAAATATTATCGGTATACAAAATAATCGCAAAGTGGTAGAGGCGTCGATGGGGTCTTATCGAGATATTGTCAGTGCGTTGGTATGTGTGATTGCGGGTATCACCCTATTTATTATCATATTGATTATGTATCTTGTACAAAAGACATCCATCCTGCAACGGAAACAAGAGTTTGGTATTTTAAAGGCCATTGGTTATACATCGAAACAATTGATTCATCAAATTGCATTAACATCACTTATGGTTTTTGTGATTGGCGCTATGACAGGAGCAATCCTTGGATACTATCTCATCAACCCATTATTAAGTATGTTGTTATCCTATATTGGTATGATGAAGGTTCAATTTGAAATACCATGGATGATGTTGATTACCATTATTTTACTTATTTGTTTAACTGGGAGTGCTTTAGCTATGTGGATTGCAAGAAGAATCAAAAAAATATCACCGTATTTATTAGTTAATGAAAATTAA
- a CDS encoding nucleoside 2-deoxyribosyltransferase — MKVYIAGSLFNEAENAQRKKEGKLMKEMFPHLDIFNPVDQPFNENKQSLPTPIEIYEADTKAVEECDIFIADLTNEDAGVMVELGIAIKSNTKIIIGMNSDIRLMSANQYEIPTYGMNHYVLGAILKHGYFVHSFSEAMSKLKELGI, encoded by the coding sequence ATGAAAGTTTATATTGCAGGTTCGCTGTTTAATGAAGCAGAAAATGCACAAAGAAAAAAAGAAGGAAAGCTCATGAAAGAGATGTTTCCACACCTGGATATCTTTAATCCAGTCGATCAGCCTTTCAATGAAAATAAACAATCACTTCCTACGCCAATCGAAATATATGAAGCAGATACGAAGGCAGTAGAAGAATGTGATATCTTCATCGCAGACTTAACAAATGAAGATGCCGGGGTGATGGTAGAATTGGGAATTGCAATCAAAAGTAATACAAAAATCATTATTGGCATGAATAGTGATATACGTTTGATGAGCGCAAATCAATATGAGATACCAACTTATGGAATGAATCATTATGTGTTAGGCGCCATTTTGAAACACGGCTATTTTGTACATAGTTTTTCTGAGGCAATGAGTAAATTAAAAGAGCTGGGTATCTAA
- a CDS encoding DUF4143 domain-containing protein, translated as MHRLKCIDFPLEAYEQLSIFKVYMFDTGLLISLFNEAVIAKIHTGDLGIFKGAIYENMAAQIMYANHKAMYYFEPNTSSEIDFVTYCGTEITPIEIKSGVNTRSKSFDIFVIQYHSKIAYRFSEKNIGESDGVIRYLPIYLLPFIF; from the coding sequence GTGCATCGTTTAAAATGTATTGATTTTCCTTTAGAAGCATATGAGCAACTGTCAATATTCAAAGTGTATATGTTTGATACAGGACTATTGATTTCACTTTTCAATGAAGCTGTCATTGCGAAAATTCATACGGGAGATTTGGGAATATTTAAAGGAGCGATATATGAAAATATGGCTGCGCAAATCATGTATGCCAATCATAAGGCTATGTATTATTTTGAACCCAATACAAGTTCAGAAATAGATTTTGTGACATATTGTGGGACTGAAATTACCCCCATTGAAATTAAAAGCGGTGTAAATACACGCTCTAAAAGCTTTGATATTTTCGTGATACAATACCACAGTAAGATTGCTTATCGCTTTTCAGAAAAAAATATTGGAGAATCCGATGGTGTGATTCGTTATCTTCCAATCTATCTATTGCCGTTTATATTTTAA
- a CDS encoding VOC family protein codes for MEFHIAHCNINVTDLEKSIAFYEKALGLKVVSKKETPDFTLCYLSDGKTPFELELTWLKDHPQPYDLGENESHIAFVTEDFDAAYALHQEMGCICFENKDMGIYFIHDPDDYWLEIVPQHK; via the coding sequence ATGGAATTTCACATTGCACATTGTAATATCAATGTAACAGACCTTGAGAAAAGTATTGCTTTTTATGAAAAAGCTTTGGGTTTAAAGGTGGTCTCAAAAAAAGAAACACCGGATTTTACCTTATGTTATTTAAGTGATGGTAAAACACCATTTGAATTAGAATTGACATGGTTAAAAGATCATCCTCAGCCTTATGATTTAGGTGAAAATGAAAGTCATATTGCCTTTGTTACTGAAGATTTTGATGCAGCTTATGCCTTACATCAAGAAATGGGTTGTATCTGTTTTGAAAATAAGGATATGGGTATCTATTTCATCCATGATCCTGATGATTACTGGTTAGAAATCGTTCCACAACATAAATAG
- a CDS encoding response regulator transcription factor encodes MEHIQCLIVDDEIPLAESTVEYFNLFEVSSEAVFDAESCLAFLRTHTVDLILLDINLGGASGFDLCKAIRLESDVPILFISARQSDDDIILALSIGGDDYIRKPYSLSVLLAKVKTVLKRYGSKTVKRYDDGYLSVDFALEKVEIMNKPIKLKAMEYKLLKYLMEHAGKRVEKEAIFRDVWEDSVTLDGTLNVHIRHIREKIEKDPNHPQYIQTIWGVGYMFQGEYS; translated from the coding sequence ATGGAGCATATACAATGTCTGATCGTAGATGATGAAATACCTTTGGCAGAAAGTACTGTTGAATATTTCAATCTGTTTGAGGTAAGCAGTGAGGCTGTTTTTGATGCAGAAAGCTGTTTGGCTTTTTTGCGTACACACACGGTGGATTTGATACTTTTAGACATCAATTTAGGTGGGGCTTCAGGGTTTGATTTATGTAAGGCCATACGTTTAGAGAGCGATGTGCCGATTCTGTTTATCAGCGCAAGACAAAGCGATGATGATATTATTTTAGCACTGAGTATTGGCGGAGATGATTATATACGAAAACCATATTCCTTAAGTGTACTGTTGGCAAAAGTAAAAACTGTGTTAAAACGCTATGGTAGTAAAACGGTAAAGAGGTATGATGATGGTTATCTATCTGTAGACTTTGCACTGGAAAAAGTGGAAATCATGAACAAACCGATAAAGCTAAAAGCGATGGAATATAAGCTTTTAAAATATTTGATGGAGCATGCAGGCAAGCGGGTAGAAAAAGAAGCAATCTTTCGTGATGTATGGGAGGATAGTGTAACATTGGATGGTACTTTAAATGTGCATATCCGCCACATTCGTGAAAAAATTGAAAAAGATCCTAATCATCCTCAATATATCCAGACCATTTGGGGTGTTGGGTATATGTTTCAGGGAGAATACTCATGA
- a CDS encoding GNAT family N-acetyltransferase codes for MERLTIENYKQLEPYIKDADYNEYNSNIVTMLMWQGSYPVYFSCYEHFALVYNKMPHREPVWLMPYCKKEYRKEAVDKKKELSEQEHISFEIHSMIKEFKDWLQETYPNEFLIWDCYNARDYIYDRKQQETLAGKKMQKRRNHFHAFEKEYEGRYHYKTLDKEDIPHIYEFLAYWKKQKEAMDSIDVEEEGIHFLLEHMEELPIMGGCIYIDGKLEAFNITSLVSHDTIQIHVEKANKQIRGLYIAILKLFLETLDDAVLYVNREDDMGLPELRKAKTDMQPISKTRKFGSCYQKIIIRKAVPEDISAIKNLWLSNFEDETSTSTDYYFEHFYHMEDCYVCVSEDEFISMLQLRPLSLMLNGKKEDVSFVVGVATNKEYEGCAYMKQLLQYAMAQASKTQNYMILQAYNWDIYRSFGFEECYKFAKIKLSKDAYSQGEGAFVSTYDIKTLLSLYEIYVQDKNGYRIRDLAYYENLFLPNAHLWHQDIQVFEVQGKAVGYIVKEEHADETDILEFIYEDTNACNNMLYALSQSDKKIIIHTDLQTEITGRKKEATCMMMASLHGASLHDSNLYINETL; via the coding sequence ATGGAACGATTAACAATAGAAAACTATAAGCAACTGGAACCATATATCAAAGACGCTGATTATAACGAATATAACTCTAACATAGTAACCATGTTGATGTGGCAGGGCAGCTATCCTGTTTATTTCAGCTGTTATGAACATTTTGCACTTGTATACAATAAGATGCCTCATCGTGAACCGGTCTGGCTGATGCCTTATTGTAAGAAAGAATATCGTAAAGAAGCAGTAGATAAAAAAAAAGAATTAAGTGAACAGGAACATATTAGTTTTGAAATACATTCTATGATCAAAGAATTCAAGGACTGGCTGCAGGAAACATATCCAAATGAATTTTTGATATGGGACTGTTATAACGCACGTGACTATATTTATGATCGTAAACAGCAGGAAACACTTGCGGGTAAGAAAATGCAGAAACGAAGAAATCATTTCCATGCATTTGAAAAAGAATACGAAGGTCGTTATCATTATAAAACATTGGATAAAGAAGATATCCCTCATATTTATGAGTTTCTGGCATACTGGAAAAAGCAAAAAGAAGCGATGGACAGCATCGATGTGGAAGAAGAAGGCATTCATTTTCTACTAGAACATATGGAAGAATTACCTATAATGGGTGGTTGTATCTATATTGATGGAAAACTGGAAGCATTCAATATCACTTCCCTTGTATCACATGATACAATACAAATTCATGTGGAAAAAGCGAATAAACAGATTCGTGGATTGTATATTGCCATCTTAAAATTATTTTTGGAAACACTAGATGATGCGGTATTATATGTCAATCGTGAAGATGATATGGGATTACCAGAATTAAGGAAAGCCAAAACAGATATGCAGCCAATATCGAAAACTAGAAAATTTGGCAGCTGTTATCAAAAAATTATCATAAGAAAAGCAGTTCCTGAAGATATATCCGCCATCAAAAACTTATGGTTATCCAACTTTGAAGATGAAACATCTACATCAACTGATTATTATTTTGAACACTTCTATCATATGGAGGATTGTTATGTATGTGTCAGTGAGGATGAATTTATCTCTATGCTGCAGCTGCGTCCACTCTCCTTGATGCTGAATGGAAAAAAAGAAGATGTATCCTTTGTGGTGGGTGTTGCCACAAATAAAGAATATGAAGGATGCGCTTATATGAAACAGCTGCTTCAATATGCGATGGCACAGGCTTCAAAAACTCAGAATTATATGATTCTACAGGCATATAATTGGGATATTTATCGTTCATTTGGATTTGAAGAATGTTATAAATTTGCGAAGATCAAGTTATCAAAAGATGCTTATTCTCAAGGGGAAGGGGCATTTGTTTCAACGTATGATATAAAGACATTATTATCCTTATATGAAATTTATGTACAAGATAAAAATGGTTATCGTATCCGAGATCTTGCCTATTATGAAAATCTATTTTTGCCAAATGCGCACTTGTGGCATCAGGATATACAAGTCTTTGAAGTACAGGGAAAAGCTGTTGGGTATATCGTAAAGGAAGAACATGCTGATGAAACAGATATATTAGAATTTATCTACGAAGATACAAACGCATGTAACAACATGTTATATGCCCTATCACAAAGTGATAAAAAAATTATCATACATACTGATTTACAAACTGAAATTACAGGCAGAAAAAAAGAAGCAACCTGTATGATGATGGCATCATTACATGGCGCTTCCTTACATGATTCAAATTTGTATATCAATGAAACCCTTTAG
- a CDS encoding ABC transporter ATP-binding protein, whose amino-acid sequence MNEKIIIKSEKLCKSFSNGGIQQHVLKNLDMQIYEGDFTVIMGPSGAGKSTLLYALSGMDRPTLGTIEFSGERISEKNQDQLALFRRKHCGFVFQQIYLVDGMSIMDNILAAGLLVNKNKQQVLKQAKEMLKSVGLNEQIWHKFPTQLSGGEAQRAALIRAMINQPDIVFADEPTGQLNSQSSDMVLNTLTQMNEAGQTIVMVTHDLKSARRANRILYLQDGLIQGEYHLGKYQGSDEKRHEKLAAFLLEMGW is encoded by the coding sequence ATGAATGAAAAAATCATCATCAAAAGTGAGAAGCTTTGTAAGAGTTTTTCCAATGGCGGAATACAACAACATGTTTTAAAAAATTTAGATATGCAGATATATGAAGGAGATTTTACAGTGATTATGGGGCCATCTGGTGCTGGAAAATCTACATTATTATATGCTTTAAGCGGGATGGATCGTCCAACGCTTGGAACAATTGAATTTTCAGGTGAACGCATATCGGAAAAGAATCAGGATCAACTGGCACTTTTTCGCAGAAAGCATTGTGGCTTTGTATTTCAACAGATTTATTTAGTGGATGGCATGAGTATTATGGATAATATTTTAGCTGCTGGGTTATTGGTAAATAAAAATAAACAACAAGTATTAAAACAAGCGAAAGAAATGTTAAAAAGTGTTGGATTAAATGAGCAGATATGGCATAAGTTTCCTACTCAGTTATCAGGAGGTGAAGCACAACGTGCAGCGCTCATCAGAGCGATGATCAATCAGCCGGATATCGTATTTGCGGATGAACCAACAGGACAATTAAATTCACAAAGCAGTGATATGGTTTTAAATACCTTAACTCAAATGAATGAAGCTGGACAAACGATCGTTATGGTAACACATGATTTAAAATCAGCAAGACGTGCCAATCGTATTTTATATTTACAGGATGGCTTGATTCAGGGAGAGTATCATCTTGGAAAATATCAGGGCAGTGATGAAAAACGTCATGAAAAGCTGGCAGCATTTCTACTTGAAATGGGGTGGTGA